From one Sciurus carolinensis chromosome 9, mSciCar1.2, whole genome shotgun sequence genomic stretch:
- the LOC124993031 gene encoding olfactory receptor 186 yields MEKENGTLLREFVLTGLTDRQGLQVPLFLLFLMIYLITIVGNLGLIALIWNDPHLHIPMYLFLGSLAFVDAWISSTVTPNMLVNLLSKSKSISLSECMIQFFAFAFGGTTECFLLGTMAYDRYVAICKPLLYPVIMTNRLCIRLLVLSFVGGFFHSLIHEGFLFRLTFCNSNIIHHFYCDIIPLFKISCTDPSINFLMVFILSGSIQVFTIVIVLVSYTLVLFTILKKKSVKGIRKAFSTCGAHLLSVSLYYGPLLFMYVLPASQQADDGMMDSLFYTVIIPVLNPIIYSLRNKQVIDSLTKILKKKI; encoded by the coding sequence atggaaaaggaaaatggaacatTGCTGAGAGAGTTTGTTCTCACAGGACTTACAGATCGGCAAGGACTGCAGGTCCCCTTGTTCTTGCTGTTCTTGATGATCTACCTTATCACCATTGTGGGAAATCTTGGTCTGATTGCTCTCATCTGGAATGACCCTCACCTTCACATCCCCATGTACTTGTTCCTTGGGAGTTTAGCCTTTGTAGATGCTTGGATATCATCCACCGTGACCCCCAATATGTTGGTCAATTTGTTATCTAAGAGCAAATCAATATCGCTTTCTGAATGCATGATACAATTTTTTGCCTTTGCATTTGGTGGAACTACAGAATGCTTTCTGTTAGGAACAATGGCTTATGATCGCTATGTAGCAATATGCAAACCATTACTTTATCCAGTAATTATGACCAATAGACTATGCATCCGACTATTAGTGTTATCATTTGTAGGTGGCTTTTTTCATTCCTTAATTCATGAAGGTTTTTTATTCAGATTAACCTTTTGTAATTCCAACATAATACATCACTTTTACTGTGACATTATACCATTGTTTAAGATTTCCTGTACTGACCCTTCTATTAATTTTCTAATGGTATTTATTTTGTCTGGTTCAATTCAAGTATTCACCATTGTGATTGTTCTGGTTTCTTATACACTAGTTctctttacaattttaaaaaagaagtctgtcAAAGGCATAAggaaagccttctccacctgtggagCCCACCTTTTATCTGTGTCTTTATACTATGGTCCTCTTCTCTTCATGTATGTTCTCCCTGCATCTCAACAAGCAGATGATGGTATGATGGACTCTTTATTTTACACAGTCATAATTCCAGTGTTAAATCCAATTATCTACAGCCTGAGAAATAAGCAAGTCATAGATTCACTGacaaaaatactgaagaaaaagatTTAG